A section of the Lampris incognitus isolate fLamInc1 chromosome 8, fLamInc1.hap2, whole genome shotgun sequence genome encodes:
- the LOC130116526 gene encoding heterogeneous nuclear ribonucleoprotein A/B-like isoform X1: protein MADAENQYMETSENGNEGGEEQNGGEQEEFTATEEVQDDGGDGGKINASKGEDDAGKMFVGGLSWDTSKKDLKDYFSKFGEVSDCTIKMDSTTGRSRGFGFVLFKDASSVDKVLEQKEHRLDGRQIDPKRAMAMKKEPAKKIFVGGLNPEASEDTIRQYFGAFGEIETIELPIDPKSQKRRGFIFITYKDEASVKKCLEKKFHTIETSKCELKIAQPKEVYQQQQYGGGRGGYGGRGGRGRGGQQGWNQGYGNYWNQGYGNQGYGYGGYGGYGNYDYSSGYYGYGGGYDYNQGNASYGKTPRRGGHQTSYKPY from the exons ATGGCAGACGCCGAGAATCAGTACATGGAGACATCAGAGAACGGTAATGAGGGAGGAGAAGAGCAGAATGGAGGAGAGCAGGAAGAGTTCACAGCAACCGAGGAGGTGCAGGATGATGGTGGAGATGGCGGCAAGATCAACGCCAGCAAAGGAGAGGATGACGCTGG GAAGATGTTTGTAGGAGGCCTCAGCTGGGATACAAGTAAAAAAGACCTGAAAGACTATTTCTCCAAGTTTGGTGAGGTTTCAGACTGCACCATCAAGATGGACTCAACCACAGGTCGCTCCCGAGGCTTTGGCTTTGTTCTTTTCAAAGATGCATCTAGTGTAGATAAG GTTCTAGAGCAGAAGGAGCATAGGCTGGATGGGCGTCAGATTGATCCCAAGAGGGCCATGGCCATGAAGAAGGAGCCTGCTAAGAAGATATTTGTTGGAGGTTTAAACCCTGAGGCCTCTGAGGACACGATCAGGCAATACTTTGGAGCCTTTGGAGAG ATCGAGACCATCGAGCTTCCAATTGACCCCAAGTCACAGAAGAGGAGGGGTTTTATCTTCATTACTTACAAAGATGAAGCCAGTGTTAAGAAGTGTCTGGAGAAGAAGTTCCACACCATCGAGACCAGCAAG TGTGAGCTGAAAATTGCCCAGCCGAAGGAGGTgtaccagcagcagcagtatggaggAGGCCGGGGGGGATATGGAGGCAGGGGAGGCAGAGGCCGTGGAG GTCAACAGGGTTGGAATCAGGGCTATGGCAACTACTGGAACCAGGGCTATGGGAACCAAGGTTACGGCTATGGTGGATATGGTGGCTATGGCAACTATGACTACTCTTCTGGTTACTATGGATATGGCGGTGGATATGATTACA
- the LOC130116526 gene encoding heterogeneous nuclear ribonucleoprotein A/B-like isoform X2: protein MADAENQYMETSENGNEGGEEQNGGEQEEFTATEEVQDDGGDGGKINASKGEDDAGKMFVGGLSWDTSKKDLKDYFSKFGEVSDCTIKMDSTTGRSRGFGFVLFKDASSVDKVLEQKEHRLDGRQIDPKRAMAMKKEPAKKIFVGGLNPEASEDTIRQYFGAFGEIETIELPIDPKSQKRRGFIFITYKDEASVKKCLEKKFHTIETSKCELKIAQPKEVYQQQQYGGGRGGYGGRGGRGRGGQQGWNQGYGNYWNQGYGNQGYGYGGYGGYGNYDYSSGYYGYGGGYDYRLK, encoded by the exons ATGGCAGACGCCGAGAATCAGTACATGGAGACATCAGAGAACGGTAATGAGGGAGGAGAAGAGCAGAATGGAGGAGAGCAGGAAGAGTTCACAGCAACCGAGGAGGTGCAGGATGATGGTGGAGATGGCGGCAAGATCAACGCCAGCAAAGGAGAGGATGACGCTGG GAAGATGTTTGTAGGAGGCCTCAGCTGGGATACAAGTAAAAAAGACCTGAAAGACTATTTCTCCAAGTTTGGTGAGGTTTCAGACTGCACCATCAAGATGGACTCAACCACAGGTCGCTCCCGAGGCTTTGGCTTTGTTCTTTTCAAAGATGCATCTAGTGTAGATAAG GTTCTAGAGCAGAAGGAGCATAGGCTGGATGGGCGTCAGATTGATCCCAAGAGGGCCATGGCCATGAAGAAGGAGCCTGCTAAGAAGATATTTGTTGGAGGTTTAAACCCTGAGGCCTCTGAGGACACGATCAGGCAATACTTTGGAGCCTTTGGAGAG ATCGAGACCATCGAGCTTCCAATTGACCCCAAGTCACAGAAGAGGAGGGGTTTTATCTTCATTACTTACAAAGATGAAGCCAGTGTTAAGAAGTGTCTGGAGAAGAAGTTCCACACCATCGAGACCAGCAAG TGTGAGCTGAAAATTGCCCAGCCGAAGGAGGTgtaccagcagcagcagtatggaggAGGCCGGGGGGGATATGGAGGCAGGGGAGGCAGAGGCCGTGGAG GTCAACAGGGTTGGAATCAGGGCTATGGCAACTACTGGAACCAGGGCTATGGGAACCAAGGTTACGGCTATGGTGGATATGGTGGCTATGGCAACTATGACTACTCTTCTGGTTACTATGGATATGGCGGTGGATATGATTACA